The following are encoded in a window of Castanea sativa cultivar Marrone di Chiusa Pesio chromosome 5, ASM4071231v1 genomic DNA:
- the LOC142634031 gene encoding cytochrome P450 76T24-like, with product MDYDIVLLLILPFVWASIHVFTSNLASRKSGLPRLPPGPYPIPIVGNIFKLGNLPHQAVAKLSKTYGPIMTLKLGSITTIVISSPNIAKEALQKNDQAFSSRTIPNMAQIFDHHKVSMGWMPTNSHWRNLRKACVMEIFALQRLEATQALRQTKVQELLDYINQSCKSGAPIDVGQVVFTTALNAISNTFFAIDLAQYGSNLSHEFQHLVYGLAQEAGKPNLADFFPALSLVDPQGIRKRTRIYFAKLFGIFDGIINERVQLRASSKGPKASNDVLDSLLTLNEEDNSKISLRDIKHLILDLFIAGMDTTSSTVEWAMALLLHNPEKMVKAQDELEEVLGNNKKVQESDISKFHYLQAIVKETFRLHPPAPFLVPRKAVTDVEICGFIVPKNAQILINVWAMGRDLSIWPNPNLFMPERFLAQDIEFKGQDFELIPFGAGRRICPGLPLANRMVHLMLASLVHNFAWKLPDEMKPEDLDLGEMFGLTLHKAEPLRAIPIISL from the exons ATGGACTACGACATAGTATTGTTGCTGATACTTCCCTTTGTGTGGGCATCCATTCATGTCTTCACCTCCAATCTTGCAAGCCGGAAGTCTGGCTTGCCCAGACTCCCCCCAGGCCCCTACCCTATTCCAATTGTTGGTAACATCTTTAAACTTGGCAACTTACCCCACCAAGCTGTTGCCAAGCTCTCCAAAACTTATGGACCCATAATGACTCTCAAGCTTGGGAGCATAACAACCATAGTCATTTCCTCTCCAAACATAGCAAAAGAAGCACTTCAAAAAAATGACCAAGCCTTCTCTAGCCGAACCATCCCAAATATGGCCCAAATTTTTGACCACCACAAAGTTTCAATGGGGTGGATGCCCACAAATTCTCATTGGAGGAACCTTAGGAAAGCTTGTGTCATGGAAATATTTGCTCTACAACGTCTCGAAGCCACACAAGCCCTTCGACAAACAAAGGTACAAGAACTACTTGACTATATTAACCAAAGTTGCAAAAGCGGTGCACCCATTGATGTTGGTCAAGTAGTGTTCACAACAGCCCTCAATGCCATATCAAACACTTTTTTCGCTATCGACTTGGCCCAATATGGTTCAAATTTGTCCCATGAGTTCCAGCACCTTGTATATGGTCTAGCCCAAGAAGCTGGAAAGCCTAATCTTGCGGACTTTTTCCCAGCACTTAGTTTAGTTGACCCCCAAGGGATCCGCAAAAGGACAAGGATTTATTTCGCAAAATTATTTGGTATTTTTGATGGTATCATCAATGAACGAGTACAATTAAGAGCTTCATCAAAGGGTCCTAAAGCAAGCAATGATGTACTAGATTCGCTCCTTACTCTCAACGAAGAAGACAATTCAAAGATAAGCCTCCGCGATATCAAACATTTGATTCTG GACTTATTTATTGCAGGGATGGACACAACATCAAGCACAGTAGAATGGGCAATGGCATTGTTATTACACAACCCagaaaaaatggtaaaagcccAAGATGAGCTTGAAGAAGTCCTAGGCAATAATAAGAAAGTCCAAGAATCAGATATCTCAAAGTTTCATTATCTTCAAGCTATAGTGAAAGAAACCTTTCGATTGCACCCACCAGCTCCTTTTCTAGTTCCTCGTAAGGCTGTGACAGACGTAGAAATATGTGGCTTCATTGTGCCCAAAAATGCACAAATACTCATAAATGTGTGGGCAATGGGAAGAGACTTAAGCATATGgccaaatccaaatttatttatgCCTGAAAGATTTTTAGCGCAAGACATTGAGTTTAAGGGCCAAGATTTTGAACTGATTCCATTTGGAGCTGGAAGAAGGATATGCCCTGGATTACCATTAGCTAACCGAATGGTGCACTTGATGTTGGCTTCTCTTGTTCACAACTTTGCTTGGAAGCTCCCAGATGAGATGAAGCCAGAAGACTTGGACTTGGGTGAGATGTTTGGGCTTACTTTACATAAGGCAGAGCCCCTTCGAGCTATTCCCATCATATCTTTATAA